A single window of Nomascus leucogenys isolate Asia chromosome 18, Asia_NLE_v1, whole genome shotgun sequence DNA harbors:
- the LOC100599723 gene encoding WASH complex subunit 2-like — protein TVVQALSSGEAKPRKTLKEKKERRTPSDDEEDNLFAPPKLTDEDFSPFGSGGGLFSGGKGLFDDEDEESDLFTEAPQDRQAGASVKEESSSSKPGKKIPAGAVSVFLGDMDVFGAASVPSLKEPQKPEQPTPRKSPYVPPPTGLFDDDDGDDDDDFFSTPRSKPSKTGKVQSTADIFGDDEGDLFKEKAVALPEATVSQTDENKARAENKVTLPSSKNLKPSSETKTQKGLFSDEEDSEVWNSFLSCGYWSMDMT, from the exons ACTGTTGTTCAAGCCTTATCCTCAGGAGAAGCAAAACCTCGGAAGACACtcaaagagaagaaggaaaggagaactCCTTCAGACG ATGAAGAGGATAACTTATTCGCACCTCCCAAGCTGACCGACGAGGACTTCTCGCCATTTGGCTCTGGAGGCGGCCTGTTCAGTGGGGGCAAGGGGCTCTTTGATGATGAGGACGAGGAG AGTGACCTCTTCACGGAAGCCCCGCAGGATCGGCAAGCTGGAGCCTCTGTTAAGGAGG AGTCTTCATCATCCAAACCTGGAAAGAAAATCCCAGCAGGagctgtttctgtatttttag GAGACATGGATGTGTTTGGTGCTGCCTCCGTTCCATCACTGAAGGAGCCACAGAAGCCTGAGCAGCCCACTCCAAGGAAAAGCCCCTACGTTCCCCCTCCCACTGGcctctttgatgatgatgatggtgatgatgatgacgactTTTTCTCGACACCCCGCAGCAAACCTTCCAAAACAG gcaaagtcCAATCCACTGCTGATATCTTTGGTGACGACGAAGGAGATCTGTTCAAAGAAAAAGCCGTAGCATTGCCAGAAGCCACTGTGAGTCAGACAGATGAAAATAAAGCAAGAGCAGAAAACAAG GTTACCTTACCTTCCAGCAAAAATCTCAAGCCCTCGTCAGAAACAAAGACTCAAAAAGGCTTATTTTCAGATGAGGAGGACTCTGAGGTATGGAATTCTTTTCTTAGTTGTGGGTATTGGTCTATGGATATGACATAG